From Streptomyces sp. TLI_105, the proteins below share one genomic window:
- a CDS encoding rhodanese-like domain-containing protein has protein sequence MTTTTPQVNPVLRTPPASPAAAAAYFSASLAFHADVSDVASALATAAAEGTDPGFVVIDSRSTASWDQGHVPGAIHLPTALIPEQAEQLLDRSVPVVTYCWGPGCNGATRAALALAELGFQVKEMLGGFEYWVREGFAYETWEGPAEKAADPLTAPVDSDDCGC, from the coding sequence ATGACGACGACAACGCCCCAGGTCAACCCCGTACTCCGCACCCCGCCGGCCTCCCCCGCCGCCGCGGCCGCCTACTTCTCCGCCAGCCTCGCCTTCCACGCCGACGTCTCCGACGTGGCCTCCGCGCTCGCCACCGCCGCCGCCGAGGGCACCGACCCGGGCTTCGTGGTGATCGACTCCCGGTCCACGGCCTCCTGGGACCAGGGCCACGTCCCCGGCGCGATCCACCTGCCGACCGCGCTCATCCCCGAGCAGGCCGAGCAGCTGCTCGACCGGTCCGTGCCGGTCGTCACGTACTGCTGGGGCCCCGGCTGCAACGGCGCCACGCGCGCCGCGCTGGCCCTCGCCGAGCTGGGCTTCCAGGTGAAGGAGATGCTCGGCGGCTTCGAGTACTGGGTGCGCGAGGGCTTCGCGTACGAGACGTGGGAGGGGCCCGCGGAGAAGGCCGCCGACCCGCTGACGGCGCCGGTCGACTCCGACGACTGCGGGTGCTGA
- a CDS encoding sigma-70 family RNA polymerase sigma factor encodes MTGRERGDRRVDHETAVGQGLDKELLARRFDADRGHLRAVAYRMLGSLSEAEDAVQEAWFKLSRSDVSGVENLSGWLTTVVGRVCLDMLRSRGSRREDPLEYYVPDPVVRVADTTDPEQAAELTESVGLALLVVLDTLGPAERLAFVLHDMFAVSFDDIAKIVDRTPAATRQLASRARRRVQDATPAPGPDARRQREIADAFLAAAHGGDFEGLLAVLDPDVVLRADGGRTLAAVSAVVRGAEAVISQALMYAKFRTGALRVVANGQPAVLSVVEGRPGALMTFTISGDRIVALHVLADPERIATLGFTEEDLARATY; translated from the coding sequence ATGACGGGACGCGAACGGGGAGATCGACGAGTGGACCACGAAACGGCAGTCGGCCAGGGGCTCGACAAGGAACTCCTGGCCCGGCGCTTCGACGCCGACCGCGGCCATCTGCGGGCGGTGGCCTACCGCATGCTGGGCTCGCTCAGCGAGGCCGAGGACGCCGTCCAGGAGGCCTGGTTCAAGCTCAGCCGCAGCGACGTCAGCGGGGTGGAGAACCTCAGCGGCTGGCTGACCACGGTCGTCGGCCGCGTCTGCCTGGACATGCTGCGCTCGCGCGGCTCGCGCCGCGAGGACCCGCTGGAGTACTACGTCCCCGACCCCGTCGTCCGGGTCGCCGACACCACCGACCCGGAGCAGGCGGCCGAGCTCACCGAATCCGTCGGGCTCGCGCTCCTCGTCGTCCTGGACACCCTGGGGCCGGCGGAGCGGCTCGCGTTCGTGCTCCACGACATGTTCGCCGTCTCCTTCGACGACATCGCGAAGATCGTGGACCGCACCCCGGCGGCGACCCGCCAGCTGGCCAGCCGCGCCCGCCGCCGGGTCCAGGACGCCACCCCGGCCCCCGGCCCGGACGCCCGGCGCCAGCGGGAGATCGCCGACGCCTTCCTCGCCGCGGCGCACGGCGGCGACTTCGAGGGGCTGCTCGCCGTCCTCGACCCGGACGTGGTGCTGCGCGCGGACGGCGGCAGGACCCTCGCGGCCGTCTCCGCGGTCGTCCGGGGCGCCGAAGCCGTCATCTCGCAGGCCCTCATGTACGCGAAGTTCCGTACGGGCGCGCTGCGGGTCGTGGCCAACGGCCAGCCCGCGGTGCTGTCGGTCGTCGAGGGCCGCCCGGGCGCGCTCATGACGTTCACGATCTCGGGGGACCGGATCGTCGCGCTGCACGTCCTGGCGGACCCGGAGCGCATCGCGACGCTCGGCTTCACGGAGGAGGACCTGGCCCGGGCGACGTACTGA